The genomic window TTAGATAGATTCGATTGTCGAAATCACTCCTTGCGGTTGCTTTGAGAATATTCCCTCCGCGAACTTCCTACTCACAAGACGTTTCATGTGTTTTAAATAACATTAAATCAAAGTAAGTCCAATACGCCAAGCTAGTTGAGCAGACAAGTCTGTTCTCACTAAAAAGTTAATTGTCACTTTTTATATGGTATGCCAGTGTGGGTATTGTGTGTTAGTACTTGTGCTGGTAAAAATGCTCTGATACTACAACATCGATACTTTTTTACCAGCCTGCTAGATTTGGTCCTTTTTGAGCATACCGGGTACTCAGAATCATGATGTGCTTGCTTCGTTGATCCAAATGGTCAATGAATGCAAGTAGTAagaatgtcaacatttttgtgtttgaattttttttgttttgtgaatGCCATGTGCTTTGAGCTTTTGCGAGTGCAGTGACATGTTTctgaaaaatagttttttttttcttcttctatctTGACATTTAGCCTAACGATGCTCTGCACCCACAAAGATTGCCAATCACACTCAAATGACTCCACGTTTATAAAtatgttttgtttatattttgtaATAGAGTTATTGATCCAATGTGTCCCTTAAGATTGGCTTCAAACAGTCGCTCACCGTGATACATAGTGTTTTTCTTTCGTTGTCCCCGGCTTCATAAAAGCCCGGCGATTTCCAGGCGTACTTTTGATTCACTGTATGAAAGACATCCATCAATGTGGAAAATAAGACAATTTGTTGTCTCGTCTACAGCATCGCAGGAGGAAGCCCCAAGAAGGATTCTGGCGAAAAGAAGAAGGAGGATGTTCTAAACATATTTTCAGTGGCCTCCGGTCATCTGTATGAGCGCTTTCTGCGGTATGAGCCCCTTATTTCTCAGAGCCTCTCATCGGTTACGCTCCAGGCTCTAAAAATCATCTTCTTTTCATCCTTGATCCTGCGAGTTCTCCCTCCCCTTTCCGTCTCAATTTCAGGATCATGATGCTGTCCGTTCTCCGCCATACCAAAACGCCTGTCAAGTTCTGGTTTCTCAAGAATTATCTCTCCCCTTCATTCAAGGTAGCACTTTGGCCTGCATTTAGCTTTTCTTGGTGCagtatggtaaaaaaaaaaaaaaaggcaaaaacggTGATGAAAATTGTTAGGTGTGTGTGCCCCACTTAAGTGTGTGCGACTTTACCTTTTGATTCGGTCAAAGCACGAAGATGACAGTCTCGCTGGTACTTCTACTGGATGTTTCTTTGCCTCAACCCTACTTTGAATAACATATTCCTCTCGAAGATTCCTTTTGATATCATCATTCTTTTGAAGTCTCTGACCTTGGAAAACAACACAGCGCCTCCAAATGCACTTTTATTTCATCATCTGTAAACAAACTCGCGCGTTCTCAAATAACGTCATAGCACTTCTGCCTACAGGTTTTTATTGCATACTGACGTTTGCAAGTTGTGATGTGATTGGTGGATACGAATTTGTTTTCTGTCACGATGACTTGTTAGGAGACCATCTCCCACATGGCAGAGTCCTATGGATTCCAGTATGAACTTGTTCAGTACAAGTGGCCACGCTGGCTCCACCAGCAGACCGAGAAACAACGCATCATCTGGGGCTATAAGATCCTCTTCCTGGATGTCCTCTTCCCCCTGGCTGTGGATAAGATCATTTTCGTGGACGCCGATCAAGTCAGCATGAAAGCCGATACTATAAAGATGGTGACAATGGTAGGAGTCAATGTTCCTGTCTTGGTCCCTTCACAGATTGTTCGAGCAGATCTAAAGGAGTTGCGAGATCTGGACCTGGAGGGCGCTCCATATGGTTACACACCTTTTTGCGACAGCCGTACAGAGATGGACGGTTATCGATTTTGGAAAAGCGGCTACTGGGCGTCACATCTGGGACACAGGAAGTACCACATCAGGTACGCTTGAGCCACTGAATTACGCTACAGCACTGAATTATATCAGATTTTTATCTTTTGTGCAATTTGTACACAAAGGGATGGAACGTGTTTCGGGGGTTTCTGATTTATCATTTAATCACCAAAAATAAATTTACAGATTCATCGATGTTTCAAACGATCATTGGCTGCAGAAAAATTTTAATAGTTAGGCTATACTGTGGCTTCACGTTTATAAACGTGTCTACCACTTGCTGAGCGTGTccattgtatttttcttttatgaATCAACTCCTCcgagtcatttttttcttttattaagtGCTTTTTTATGGGGCTTTTAGTCTGAGATTTCTCACAGCTGCCTCGTGTCCTCTCTCTCGCCATATTTCCTCCGCAGCGCGCTCTATGTGGTCGATTTGAAGAAGTTCCGCAAGGTTGCGGCTGGCGACAGACTGCGAGGACAGTACCAAGCTCTGAGCCAGGACCCAAATAGTTTGTCAAACTTGGACCAGGTAAAGTGCTTTTTAAATGAATCActtttgtacaaaaaaatatattttttaagtgaCTACCTCTGGCACAGTGTTATTATCTTTGTAAAGGTACAATTAGTTCTTGCATTGGATCTTGTTTGACTGACTGTGTAGCTGCTATTGTTGTAGGACCTTCCCAACAACATGATTCATCAGGTGGCCATCAAGTCTCTCCCTCAGGAGTGGCTGTGGTGTGAAACGTGGTGTAATGACGCCTCCAAAGTGGCAGCCAAGACCATCGACCTGGTGAGAGCCGCATCCATGACAGGGGAAAAGGGACATTCGGCTGTTAACATGCATGCCATACAGAGAAATTTGAGTCACTGAGTGAGAACTGTAGTGGGCTGactccattttttatttttatttttgtgtcgcAGTGCAATAATCCCAAAACCAAAGAGCCCAAACTGACGGCAGCGGCGAGAATCGTGCCCGAGTGGGTCGACTATGACAATGAAATCAAGCAATTGCTCAAGGGAATCCAACAGCGGGAAAATGTCAAGACGTCTAAACGGACGCGGTCGCAACAAAACGGAGGTGCGCACAGCATTAACACTTGAAAGCTGTTCAtaagatatttttttcttatgaaGTATACTTGCTAACCTCCCAAAATTGCATTGCATGCCTCttaatttcttttgtttttaatgctattttttccaaatgattACTTCGAAAACTTGTTTTTTCCTTGGCAGGCCACAAGCGTGATGAACTTTAGCAAACAGATCAAGAGAGACACCTGACGAGTGCACGCTCACTGGCGATGTTATTTGGGATATTTGCCACGTGTGCTGCAGCAGTCAATTAGCTCCATCCACGCCTGACAGGTTCAAATAACCAAGAGGGACACTTGGAAGCATGAAGTAGAGTGAAGGAAAGGTAGGAAATCAGGATTGTGTTGGAATACATTGCACAGAAATCCTGTCTAAttatcataatttttttttttttattattattattattaaatgctGGAACATGCTTGTCCATTCATCCGCAATCAAACCGTCCGGTATATTGACCACCATAGTTCTTACAAAGTACGTCAACAGAAAACCACTACAAGAAAAAGAAGGATATGCATATTTTTGATTGACATTTTCTGCATGTTACGAGAAAACAtgtaacaaacaaaacaagtatGAGAAGTAGTCGATGTtttccaaaggaaaaaaaatcacaaaattagcttttaaattttttgggatataattatttttattttatttagaatgaATCACCATACTTACCCGTTTGCTATTCGACACTAAAAAGTCCTTTCCAGTCGTTGCCTAGCAACAGCCCCTCCACATAAAGACTTTTAAAGATATAGATATTGATATCAAGGCACATTGGTGTTTGTCCTTATCATGCTTTTTATCATATTTCCCTTAAAAAGTGGCTAGTTGGGAGTTTTTTTACGCAGTCCTTTAGAAGGAGGCGTCTGTTCGAGAGGAGGCctttatttgtacatttttcgccagccaatcacagcgctCATGTCAAAGCAAAGCCAATATGTGCAAAACTAGCTCACATAATAGAACTTGACAGGGTTACTGGTTTAGCATGTTCAGTGTGTACTTTTCTAACTTATTACATTGCATCTTTGTTACATATTGTCGTCTTGCTAAAATAATGGCCCAAGTCATTTCGTcagaaaacaaaacagccaAATACTGATATTCATTTCATTTAAGGGGTTGAATTGAATGATCTCTTCAGGAtcaagaggcaaaaaaaaatgtgaatgccATTATTTCAGAAGGTTTTGTTACTCAGTATTATGCTCTCAGGAATGAATAATGTTTTTCAGCTTGGCCAAAGTCTTAAATAAAACCGCAAGTGGTCCACATTTCGCTGTGCCGTGTCACCTGTTCACATCATTCAAGTGTCTGTGAAAATAACTGATAATTGAACAAAATGAGTAGTGTGATCAAACACAAGTGAAGTGCTTTACTTTATATAAATAAGCTCTTTATTTACAGGTCAAGACACTTTCCAGTCATATAAAAATAGCAGTTTGCTGGCACAAAATTATTTTCTGAATGGATGCTTATCAAATAGAAAACATGAACCCCTTGCTCCCAGTACTGTGGTTAAAAAAAGCTCCTCTTTGTTTGCATAGCAACGTGTCATATTCAACTGGAGGAGTCCACATGTTGACAAATTGCTTTAATTAAGTTCACATTCTCCTTTTTGAATTGGTAAAGAACTAACTTAATCTTGAGCTCCGGCACCCTCAGTTAAAGTTAAATTTGAAGTGGAAGTTTCCCGATCCGAACGGGTTGAAGTTGTGGAATTGATGGCCTCCGCGGTGAACTTGCTGACTCTCGGGGTCCATGGGGTCTTCGCCGTGGTCAAACTTGGTTCGCATTTCTGAAGGATGTGGAGCAAAACACAGTTATTGCCTTGATTGGCCATTACCGCAGTGCCTGACTTTCTTCCGGTTTGCTGAGTTGATTGTCGTTCTTACCCGGGTCGGTTAAGACCTCCTTGGCCTGAGCAATGTCTATGAACTTCTTTTCGGCCGCCTTCTTTTCTTCTGGATCTTGGAAGTTGTCCGGGTGCCACTGTTGTGCCAGTTTTCTGTACGCTTTGATGATCTCTTTCTTCTGGGCCGTCCTGTTGTGTACCATAACAACCTCAATGACATGTTGACATTTTGTAAAGAATGTTTGCAAGTTTGTACCTCTTGACTCCCAAGATTTTGTAGTAGTCTCTCTTCTTAGACTGCTTCAAAAGGCGCTGGGCTTTGTCCAGACCTTCTTGAATCTGACGGTCATTCTCGCTGTGTTCGGATGCACTTTGGTAATCCCTAATAGCTGTAACACAGGAGGAAAAGACCATTTAGTCATACTCATTCTCAGCCAAtcggtgggggaaaaaaagttaacATCCAATCCAAATGGTATTTAAGTTTTTGAGTTTGAATTTAATGTCATTCCCACATGTATGttatattagatttttttttttttactttctgagTTTAACTGGTAGAGCACTTTAAAACAAGCCCTGCTGAATACAAAAAATATTGAGTGCCACCGATTTGAACTGATTTTTATCTGCATTCAAAATGATACCTTTATTCCAATAAGCTACactgtaaaaaaacatttttgtgtaaTACTcttatcaatatttttttttattgtggcaTCATCCCTCACTTTGAGCACATATTGCAGCTGCTCCAGGCTGCTTGTGCTAAAAGGTGAACTAAGTGGTTTCGGGCCATGACACTAAAAGCCACCGCGACCACGTCTGAGCGCTCCTGCCGTGTTCATTGTGCATTTGAGCTGAGTGACAGAGTTGGACAAGACGCTCAAAGAGGTTGTCGGGTCTGCGTCTGCCTGGAGGGATGCTGCTATTAAACCCGTTAAACAGACACGATTGGGTGGTTTTTGCAATACGTGGTTGTAATGTCTGAGGATCGCATTCAAGTGACAAGTTCAGACAAACGGCAACCGAGGTTTGCCAAAGACAACAGCGGCTGTCAGGTGGGAAAGGAGATTATTCACCATCTGCTCTCATTTGATGTTGGGATGCTTAAGGGACACTTATTAGAGCCGCTGGCtagataattaaaaaatatatatatatagcctaAAGCTCCGAGCCTACCTACCATTGCACAGATGATGAACAGCGTACAAAAATAAGAAAGGATATAAAATGACAGTGCTTACCCTCCTCATATTGTTCATTTTGGATGTAGGCCTCGGCCCTGTTCTTCAGCGCGTCGACGTTGTGCGGGTCTGACTGGAGGACTTGGCCGCACACCTTAATGGCTCGGTCGGGCTGCTGCTGGCCCTGTGAGAGTGAACACGCTACTTTTAACAAGAGTACTTATAAGTATACAGTAGGGAGGGTcgttttttttacatgtgtcaACGCGTGGCAGATGCGCTCATTCGCCAGCATTATGAAATGAGGCACATTGGGCTCCGTCTTCATCACCGCCTCAAATTTACTTACAGCCTCCTCGTACCTGAAAGGTAAACGCAAAAACGATGAGGTGCTAAAATGATTCAAGAGCCATGTAATTCTCAAACCACCAGTAGTATGTGGGCTCCCTCTAGCGGTTAGCACAAAATCATGTTACAGTAGCTTTTTTTGTTAAATCTTTTCAAATCATTTGTGTATTCGTTAACTTTTGAGTACAATAGTCACACATTGTTTTTAACAGTCCATTTAATTGAACCTTTGTGTAGTATATTTTGATTGAATGTCTTTTAGGTAGTTTCTTATCTGCCTATTTTAAGAACAGTTTAAGCATAATGTCAAACAATAAAAACCTGCCGTGCTTTTGATGGACACTTAGGCCTACTTGTCCAATCTAATGTAGATCATAATGGTGATGCCCAGTGTAAACACATAATTACTGATGTAATGTATTCTCACATGACTTAtgagccaacacacacacacctctgctcTTGGATGAGTTCCTCAGCAGACAGGATTTGTTTGTTGAGCTTTTTGACCCGCTTGTAGTGACTGAAGCACTGCTTGTGATCGGGGTCCAGCTTTAGGCACTCGCGCACCTCACTGCGCATCACACCAGAGGAGAAAGGGGGGAAAAGTGCATAAATTGTAATCCATAGTTACATAAACTTGTTTCATCTCTttgcattgttcctatcgtgttCTTACTTGAGGGACATTTCATGGTCGCCCATGTTGTAGTAGATGGTGCTGAGCTGGTAGAAGGCTTGCGTGTTGTCATTCCTCAACTTGGACGAGACCTTTAGGTCACTGATGGCCTTCCCCATTTCGCCCATTTGAATGAAGCACTCGGCGCGCATCTCGCGAGACGTCACGTCCCAAACACAAGTCTGTAACGTGGGACATAGCTGACTCAAGCTGTGGATAAACGTGAGCAAGCAGTTATGGGGATGGCAGATAAGTTGACGCGTCTTGCCTCAATGATGGCGTCAAACAGGGCAGCCGCCCCAGCGTAGTCTTTACTGTTGTAGCTGTGCCGCGCTTCAGCAACCAGACGCTGGATCTCGTCGGATTTTATCAGCTGATTCTGGGCCTCGGTCGCCTCATTGTCAGTAGGGTGGACCTTCAACTGAAGCATCACATGCAGCAGTCAGTTAGACATGTTTCAAGTGACACCATTTAGGAGTTTTGGCTGTAGAAAATGTACAAAATAGAATGTAGAAGTATTCTATGTACAACAATGTTTTTAGTACAGAGGATTTCAATAGTTGGATGGCTCTGTGTGACACCAGTTGAATAACTACTGGCAATGTAGCAGCAGAGCAACACTGACACCTTCAGGTCAAACCAAATTTAGGTCCACTCACCACCTTCCGGAAGTCATCCTCTGCTTCGTCCAGCATGCCTTGCTTCAGAAGAAGGTTTCCCCTCTGGAGACGTGCCTGATGAAGGTTAGAATAACAATTTGTTAGGTGCCAAACAATGTATGAAGGTTATTTTTATAGGTACAATGGTTTGGAAGTGCAACACTCACAGATGTGAAGTCAGGTTTGAGTTCAATGACTCTGCTCAAATCTGGCAGCGCCGACTTAGACTTGCCCATGGCCAGATACACTGTGGCTCTCCTGTAATAGGCCAAGTAGTTTTTGGAATCTCCATCTGATCAGAGGACAGCAATGTTTCATTACATGGAGATACATAGGCAACGAGATGGGATGTACGATATTGACGTTTTTAGGCTACTTACCCACAGCGGCATGGAAGTGAGAGAGGGCGTCGGCTAGTTGTCCCGCTGCGAGCAGTTTCTTGCCCATCTCCATGTGATGGTCTACGCTCCCTTCCCTGCCACACTTGACTCCTGACAAAACAAGGGGTTAAGGGTTTGACACTATCTGCCAATGACAATGACCTCAAATCTGGGGTTAATGGACAGTTTGGGGATGTTATAAGGAAGAGGAACTGTGCATCCTCTTTGGTGTGTTACTTGATTAGGCTCCAGGGCAGGTCACTATTTTATGAGTCAGACTTTTCCTAACATGAAGATTATTGAGAGAGTTAACATGCATCTTTGACATCTATAAATATatagcagtgaatgagttacacCCAGACACCGTTCCAACCTGACTGATGACATTTGAAATTCAATGCAAGTCATCAGAGCCGAGGAACGATCAAAAATATACAGCAACATTATGCATCATAGGTTCGTGCACTCATGCAAGGTACAGACTTCGATCGCACGTATAAAGAATACTCAATACTTTCATTTTTGATCAGGTAGATCTTTTTAATGCAATAATTTATTGGTCACTCGAAAATCTACGTGTCTTTCTTCCTGGTCTAAATAGACAAAATTATGAAAACAAGTTTACTTTTCAGTGGGGACTGTACTTGTTTATTTGAGAATTAAATATTACGATACGTCACTTTAAGTCACTTCAAACATAACAAAAAAATGGGTAGTGTAGGTCCCTAATACACAAGCAAGGATAAATTTAAGTGTCAACAGGCTACAAATGTATAAAATAGATGGGAAACGGTTAGCTAGCCTGCTAATGTATTGACATATAAGGCTACGTTAACGTTAGCAGTTACCGATTTAGCTAACGCTCGTCCGTCGTTGTATGAAATTACCAAAAAGTAGCCATCTACTGTCGTAAAACCTAACGCAACTATTTCTAGGTTACTACTGCACGACTTACCTTCGAATCGCATGTCAATCAAAACAAGAACATATGGCAAGTAAGTTAGTAGCTTGTGTGCCACGTGCTCCACGGAAACCATGGTTAAATCCCACTCGAATGCTTCTCGGTGTCCGTGGCGTGATGACAATTGTTCAAAAGTGACGTTATTGCAAAtgtgtttgggtttgaagtccgAACCAGTCCCATGTGTTGACAGCTATGAAGCGATGAGCTGTAAGGAAGCTCTCCTCTCCTTCCTCGTCTCCTTCACTGGCAGCCACACACAACTCCGCGGACCGGTCGTGGGACACGCTGATTGGCTGCCAGGTTGACAAAACCACGCCCATCCGAAATGCTTCAACTGAGTGGAGCCACGGCATCACACAATGGCGTTATCGGATACACCCTTCCAGTTTTTGAAGCAATTTACGTTAATTTTCCCCATTTGTActcatatatttatataacaaTTTGTTCTGCGTATGGAAGATgttgcttccccccccccccccccttctacaAACTAGAGCCTCAAGGTGGCCCCTTTTTCTGAGACTAAACACTAAATTTACATATTTTACATGCTGTGGATTGTATTTCATATTAAAGTCCcaaaaataaattcaatgtTCATTTAGGGCAATTTTAGAATAGTGGCTCAGCTGGTTTACTCCAGAAAAAAATCTACTGTTGTATCAAAATGAGTTGCAGAAGTGTTCCAATATATTTGCTTTATAAATCCACTTCATATACCACCATTGCATTCCCCTTTTCACTTAACCTCTCTCAAATTTGATGGTTTAGTTGGTTGAAAATAATTGTTGTCCTCTTAAAAATGAACTCAGACGTATGCATTTGTTGCAGTTGTTCTGGTAGTGCCGGTCACTGCAGAAAGGCTGCTGCCGTTACTACTACTGCTTCTACTACTACGAGTATCACTACTACTAGTACCACTACTAGCTGGACGACTCTGTGCTTTCCTGCTCCCACTCACATTTGAGAGAGCCATCTGCTTTATCGGCGGAACCATGTAGGGATCTGGGAACAGGTAGGCGGGGTCTGCATCATAACTGAAATTAAAATGAATGCATTATTAATTTATATGTTGCTGTTAGCACAAGGAAGGTGCAGTTAGTATTTGTCGGCTACCTTGATTGGCATCCTTCCCTCCCTGCAAAGATACTGTAAAGAAGACCTCCAACCACCAGTAAAGTTGAGCCACCCCAGCCGATGAACACGCCAACACCAATTTCAAACCTAAATGGAAGAGGAGATAAAACATAATCATTTATAAAGGGTTTACatcataaacaaacaaacaaaccaaaaacaaatattaatccTCAGAAATGTCCTTACTTTTGTTCTTTATAATTATCATCTTGGAATTCTGATCTTATTTTATTGCCGTAATAGGAGAAAGCAGTCATTGAACACAACCCTGAAACAAAAACATCGTAAAATATACACAAACCAGCCACAATATTAGACACAGCTGCAAAAATATAATCATATCCAATACCAGAGATGTATCACAAAACTATTAAAATGTTTAAGCTTTATTTTTATACTGTTTCATTCACAAGATACCTCAATGTGTACTTACACAAGACAAAATTTAAAGGCATTTACAAACCAAAGAATGCAAGAAATGTaaaactttgttgttgttggttgaGTTTGTGACCATGTACTAAAACTTCACTGCATAAAGTGAATAAATATAAAAACCCAAGTCCCATGAAGCTGCGCATGCATGTCTTTAGATTCTAGCTGTCCCTATTTAAGTCTTACCAGCAAAGAGGTAATTCATCCCCCCAGCAAAAGTCACTCTCGCCTTGGCTAACTCGGAGCCGCCGATCTTAGTGCACTTCATTCCCACCATAACCAGGACTGAGCCGAAGAACGCCATGATGATGGCGGTGATGATGAGGGCGCGACACATGTGAATGTCCCCTGTGAAGAGTTTCCACACACCAAACAAATGGAATTAGTGGTGAGtttacagaagaggcagagaagtACAGTGCCGCACCATATCCACCAGATAGCAGTAGCCCTAAACCTACCTCTAGCCTTcaccactgagtgccaaaagtcccaatgatcgtgagcagcagggggggggcccatttcaaccccttacactgagtgccaagcagggaagaaatgggtaccattgttatagtcactggtatgactcggcaggggtttgaacccacaacctcccaatctcagggcggacactctcctcttaggccactgagctggtaaacacttgtatcgtagtataacacttatagtcgttttctttcttatttattttattttttttttacctcgtgtagtgtaccaaaatatcccataattatctgcctaaatacttgtgactaatttaaaactattctacttgttattacctacaaaataacatattctaaccggagattgcattgacctaattttcacatggtccttgtttacattttgcatttgacactgacagctgtcaagtgccacgttagggctcttcttgtgtaagttttattagttatgggttttcttttgtaagtttaactttgggtactttgaAAGTGTCatcttaaattgtactttgctaggtgttcgtgtacacagcgtgttgtgatgacatcttctgtggagtcttcagatctagtcgcttgtgagctgctccataaaaccatacatgttccatacactgggagcaaggcttccatagggtagtggttagtgctctgggctttcaccccagcgacccgggttcgaatctcagtgggaccaaaaatattttatcataaaaaatttgcaacacagttgctagtgtaaccatataacgatacacttccttcgagctagggttaggtttaaagttagggttagagctagagttagggtcagagctagggttagagctaggtcagagctagggtttgggttagagctagggttagggctagagttagagctagggttacggctagggttagagctagggttagggtcagagctagggttagggttagaggtaaggtttgggttagtgctagggttagagctagggttaggtttagagctagggttagagttagggttagggctaggattagagctaggattagggtttaatgttagggttagagctaaggttagggttagagctagggttagggtcagggttagagctaaggttagggttagagctagggttagagctcgggttagggttagagttagggttagagctagggctacggttagggttagagctaaggttagggttagagctagggttggggttagggttagggtagggttagagctagggttagggttagagctagggtttgggttagagctagggttagagttagtgctaggattagatctagggttaggctttaatgatagggttagagctagggttagggttagagctagggttagagctaggtttagggttagagctagggttagagcttgggttagggttagagctagggttagggttagagctaaggttagggttagagctagggttagggctcgggttagagttagggttagggttagagctagggctacggttagggttagagctagggttagagctagggttggggttagggttagagctagggttagggttagagctagggttagggttagagctagggttggggttagggttagagctagggttggggttagggttagagctagggttagagatagggttagagctagggttagggctagggttagtgttagagctagggttagggttaaagctagggttagagctagggctaaggTTAGAGcacgggctagggttagggttagagctagagttaggcttagagctagggttagagctagaactagggttagggttagagcgagtgttagggttagggttagagctagtgttagggttagagctagggttaggcttagaactagggttagggctagtactagggttagggttagagcgagtgttatggttagggttagagctagtgttaggcttagagctagggttaggcttagaactagggttagggctagtactagggttagggttagagcgagtgttatggttagggttagagctagtgttagggttagagttagggttagagctagtgttagggttagagttagggttagaactagggttagagctagggttagggttagagctagggttagggctagggttagagctagggttaaggctagggttagagctagggttagggtcagag from Syngnathus scovelli strain Florida chromosome 8, RoL_Ssco_1.2, whole genome shotgun sequence includes these protein-coding regions:
- the dnajc3a gene encoding dnaJ homolog subfamily C, producing the protein MVSVEHVAHKLLTYLPYVLVLIDMRFEGVKCGREGSVDHHMEMGKKLLAAGQLADALSHFHAAVDGDSKNYLAYYRRATVYLAMGKSKSALPDLSRVIELKPDFTSARLQRGNLLLKQGMLDEAEDDFRKVLKVHPTDNEATEAQNQLIKSDEIQRLVAEARHSYNSKDYAGAAALFDAIIETCVWDVTSREMRAECFIQMGEMGKAISDLKVSSKLRNDNTQAFYQLSTIYYNMGDHEMSLNEVRECLKLDPDHKQCFSHYKRVKKLNKQILSAEELIQEQRYEEAVSKFEAVMKTEPNVPHFIMLANERICHALTHGQQQPDRAIKVCGQVLQSDPHNVDALKNRAEAYIQNEQYEEAIRDYQSASEHSENDRQIQEGLDKAQRLLKQSKKRDYYKILGVKRTAQKKEIIKAYRKLAQQWHPDNFQDPEEKKAAEKKFIDIAQAKEVLTDPEMRTKFDHGEDPMDPESQQVHRGGHQFHNFNPFGSGNFHFKFNFN
- the LOC125973969 gene encoding claudin-10-like; this translates as MGYRTVVMYMEIGCFVTCVSGWILVCSTMPTEIWTWSEVGSIVLTTSNYFSNLWKDCVSDSTGVSDCKGIPSLLALNWDIHMCRALIITAIIMAFFGSVLVMVGMKCTKIGGSELAKARVTFAGGMNYLFAGLCSMTAFSYYGNKIRSEFQDDNYKEQKFEIGVGVFIGWGGSTLLVVGGLLYSIFAGREGCQSSYDADPAYLFPDPYMVPPIKQMALSNVSGSRKAQSRPASSGTSSSDTRSSRSSSSNGSSLSAVTGTTRTTATNAYV